The DNA sequence ATAAAATTAGAAAAATATCAAAAAAAACATTATTTATAACAAAAAAAATTATTAATCAAGGAATTTGTAATTCTCTTACTAGAACTATTAATACTTCTTTAATCACTTTATTAGTAATTTCTATTATTTTTTTATTTGGAGGAAAAATTCTTCATAGTTTTATGTTATCTTTATTTATTGGAATCAGCATTGGAACTTATTCCTCTATATTTATAGCTCCATCTATAATATATGATTGTTTTAATAAAAAAAATATAAAAAAATGAAAAATTTCTTATTTATTAGTATAGAAGAAAGTTTTTTTATCATTTTTATAGCTATACTAGTTTTTGGTCCTAAAAAAATTCCAGATATAGCTCGCGGATTAGGAGAAGGAATTCGATATTTAAAAAATGCAAAAACAAAAATTAAAAATGAAATTTTTAAAAAAAATATTAATCGATCTATAAAAAAAAATTTTGGCAATAAAGAACATGATAAAAAAATAAAAAAACATCTTCCACCTTATTCTATTAAACGATAGAATTAATTTTTTCTATAATCTTTAATGTTAGATTTTTCAATTAACACATTTCCTATTTTTTCTAAAATATTTTTTCTTAAGTTATTGTTTGAAGATTCAATTTCGGAAGAAAAATAAGAACGTTTTTTATATGTATTAAAACGTTTTAATGTTCTTATAAAAAAAACTCCTTTTTCTCCTAATATTGGTTTAGAAGTTTCATATAATTTTGAAGAAAAAGCGCATCCTACTACTTTAGGTTCTTTAAAATTATCAATCATATTTTTATGAAAATTGATTTTATAAGATTTATTTATTTTTTTAGAAAAAAGAAATGCTATTTTCTCTAAATCCAGATGTTTACTTCTTACGATATTTGACAAATATCGATTTATTTTTATATTAATAAGAAAAGGAATTAAATAATTTTTTATTTTTTCAATAGGATACCCTCTTTTTTGAATTTTAGATAAAAAAACCATAATATAATCTTTATTGGTAGTTTGAAAAATTTTTATATCCCCTTTTTTTCTATTTTTTTCATAAGACCAATTTATAATTTCTTTATCCAATTCAGTATTCAAATCTTGAATATTCCATTGATAATTTTTTATTTCTTTTAAAAAGATAGTTTCATACCTTTTTCTCCTTGCGTTATTAATAAATGTATTAAGACTTGAATTTTTATTTTCTTTCATGAATTTAAGAATTTCTTGATACAGGATTTCTTCTGTTTTTTTTGATGGAGTAAGTGTTTTTATTATTATAGAAAATTGATAAACAGGTTTTATATCCTTTGTTGCGTCAATTCTAATAATATGGTATCCAAATTTAGTTTCAGTTAAACCTATTGTTCCTTTTTTATTTTTTAAAGAAAAAAAATCAAAATATTTTTTTTCTTTAAAGGTATCATTTTGTTCCTCATATTTAATCCATCCTAAATTTCCTTTATTTTTTTTTGCATTGATAACATCATCTGATTTTTCCATAACCAAAGAATCGAACTTTTTAGGGTTTTTTACAACAATATCATATATTGTTTTTGCCATATTTTCTGCTTTTTTTTTAGTTCTATTATTGGAGAAACGGATAGAATTTTTATGAGAAATTAATATATGACTAGATAAAACGGAATTATATATCATTTTTTTTCCACTAAGTTTAGCCATGATGTATGTGTTGTTTTCTTTAATAGGACCAAACATGTCTCCTACATGATTTTTTTTTTCTAAAAAATATTGTAAAACAATAGGAAGATTTTTTTTTAGATAAAAACTAGAATCAAAAGGTTTTTCAGATTGATTAGAAACAATTATAGAATTATGATTAGAATTTTTAAATTTATTAAATAATTTTTTTATTTTTAAATCCATATTTTTTTCATCATCTAATGATGGAAAAGAACGGAAAAATATAAAACTAAGATTTCTTAAATTTTCTTTTTTATAAAGAAATTTATTTTTTTTGATAAAATCATAAATTTCATAGTTTTTTATAAGATCATATTTTTTTTCTATTTCTGAATAAGGAATAAATATATAATCAATTATAGAAAATGAATTTTTATCTCTATAATTTAATAGAGCTTCTATAAAAGATGTATTTAAGCCATACATCAACATTTCCACATACTTTCTTGAAACTATTTTTTTTGGAATGCTATTTTTTTCATAAGCCCAAATATTTTTTTCTTCTTCTATTTGAGGGTTCGAATTTGAAGAAATTTTTTCCAAATTTTTTAAATATAATTTAAATTTTTCCATATTCATTTTTCCTTCTTCATCTTGAAAATCAATTATCTTACTATATATTGATTGCTTTTCTATTGCTTTCCAGAAATCTTCTTTTGTGCTTTGTATTCCTAATTTTTTAGCTTGTTGATTCAGTACTTTTTCATGAATTAATAATTTCCAAGCATCATTTTTCAAATAATGATCAGGTACATTTTCACGAAAATGTTTTAAAAATTGAAAACAATCTAAGTATTCTTTTAAAGAAATATTTTCTCTATTTACTTTTCCAATAACAGAGGAATTTTTAGTAAAAAATTTAAGTAAAATATTAGGATCTAATATGAAAAATAGCAAAGATATACTTATAAAAAATAAAACTAACCATGTATTTTTTCTGATTTTTTCTAAAAAACTCATTTTAAAAATTTTTTTTAAGAAAAACTTCTTCTATTTTATTTTTGGATACTTTTTTAATTTCAATATTAAAATTTCTATTTATGACAATTTTATCTCCATGTTTTGGAATATCTCCTGTATAAGTTACAATCAATCCACCTAAAGTTTCATATTTATCAGATTTAGGAAGATTTAAATTATATTTGGCATTAATAAAATCAATTTCTAAACGTGCAGAAAATAAAAATTCATAATCATTTAATTTATTATCCAGTAATAAATTTTCATCATGTTCATCTTTTATATCTCCAATAAATTCTTCTAAAATATCTTCTATAGTTATCATTCCTGCAGTTCCTCCGTATTCATCTAAAACAATAGCAATACTTCTTTTTTTTTTAATTAAAAGATCCATAATTTCTTTAACAGGAGTTGTTACGTAAACTAATTCTACTGATCTAATTATAGATTCAATATTTTTTGGTTTTTTCAATAATTCTAAATAATGAATATAACCAATAATGTTATCTATATTATTTTTATAAATAACTATTTTAGATAAACCACTTTCAGTAAAAAGATTTCGGATTCTATCTATAGAAGAAATAACTAGATTATAAGAAACTATTTCTTTTCTAGGAACCATACATTCTCGTGCTTTTTTTTCATAAAAATTTAGAGCTTTATGAAAAATTTCAACTTCTATAAATTCTTTTTCTTTTGCATTTTTTTCTATATTTTCTGACAAAAAACAAATCAAATCTTCTTTATCAAAAATTTTTTTTTGATCATTTTCTTGTTCTCCTAAAATTTTTAAAAAAACATTAGAAATACAAATAATAGAATTTGTAATAGGATAAAATATTTTATATATCACATATGTAGGGATGATCAATAAACTCAATAGTTCATTTGAATAGACACTAAATATTAATTTTGGAATAAATTCTCCAATAATCAAAATAATAGTAGCAGAAAAAACTGTCTCTATGAAAATTATCCATAAAGAATTATCAAAAAAATCTTTTGGAAAAAGATTCAAAAATAATTTCCCCATATAAATTCCATATATAACTAAAGATATGGTATTTCCAATTAGCATTGTTGTGATAAATTTTTTTGAATTATTAATACTTTTTGAAAGTATTTTCGAATGAAAAGATCCTTTTTTATTTTCCTTTTCTAATTCTATTTGAAACAAACTAGAAGAAATCAGAGCCATTTCCATTCCGGAAAAAAAAGCAGACATAAGTATAGTAAAAAAAACTATACCAATATGAAAAATTATATTATTTAACAGGAAAAGTCCCATTAATATTTTTTAATCTAATTTTTTTTAAGTCCTCAGAAGCTTCTATTCCATTTATTGCATATAATATCATTTTTTTTGAATGAAATATAATTTTTGTATACTTTTTATTAAATATTTTTTTTTTTCTCCTATCCCAAAAAATCTCCTCAGTTTTCAAGCTGACTCCTTTATGACTCATAATTATTATATTTCCTTTAATATGAAAAAACATTTTATCAATTGATTTCACCCAATCTGCACGAAGATAAGTATATTTATTGTACGTATTTTTATCATAAATAAATAAATTCAAACCATTCGGAAATAAAGTGTAAAAAGCATATTCTTTAACAATTGGAGAATAAATGAAAAATTTTAAAAATCCTTTTTCTTTATAAAATAGATTTGTTTTGAAAAAAATTTTTTTAGGGACATCTTCTTTCTTTCCTTCTCTATTTTTTTTTATTATAAAATTCTTATTCATAACACAAGAAAATAGAACAAAAAATAATAAAAAAATATAGTAATGAAATTTATTACTGATTATTTTAATGTACTTTTGTTTTTACATGGTATCTTAGCTCAGTAGGTAGAGCAAAGGACTGAAAATCCTTGTGTCCCCGGTTCGATTCCGGGAGATACCACTAATACTTATTATTACTTATTATTTTAACCCTAATTCTTTTTTTACATCTTCAGTAATGTCCTCTCCTTTATTTACTAAAATTCCTTTTCCAGGACTACAATCATCAACTCTCATAATATTTTTATCTTTATCTATTACTTTATAAATGGCTTTTTCTATTTTTTTATATATAGGATTTAATAATTCGTTTTGCTTTTTCGTTAAATCATCTGAAGCTGTTTTTTGATAGGCATGAGCTCTTGCCTGTAAAAATACTAGTTCCTTTTTAAGAACTGGATTTCTATTTTTTTTAAATTTTTCTGCTTTTATATGAAATTCTTTTGCTAATTTATCTAAAATAGTTTCATGAACTTTACTAATTCTATTCAATTCTTTTTGAACAACAGAAAATTCTGTAATTTTTTCTATCAAAGCCGTGCTATTAAGACAAACTATTTTATTAGGACATTCCCTAGAATATAAAAAATGGTTTCCAAATAAAAATAGAAATAAAATAAAATAAAAAATTGTATTTTTTTTCATATAAGTTTTATGTTTTTATTTTTAATATTATTAAATTACAAATCTTTTCCTATTATAAAATGTGTATTCCATTTTGATTTTTTTAAACCATGAACGATATCTTGATTTATCGGATATCCAAAATCTATCCCTAAAAAACCTATTGGAGGAAAAAATAAACGAAATCCAAATCCAAAAGATTTATTCAAAATCAATGGATTAAAATTTTTATAAGAATCACTAATATTTCCTCCTTCTATAAAACAAGTTGTCCAAAATTTTAACTTTGGGAAGTTCTTAATTAAATAACGAATCTCTATAAGAAATTTATTATAAATTATTCCTCCATTGTTAAAAATAGGGTCTTTAGAAGAATAACCTCTTAGTGGAATATGATCTTTATCATATAATTTTGATCCTAATGAATTACTATTTGATCCACCCATATAAAATTTTTGAAACGAAAATAATTCTTTCGAATTATTATATTTTCCTAAATAACCTAATTCTCCTCCTGTTTTCAATATTATATTATCCATAATTTTCCGATACCAATAGAAAATGAATTTTAATTTAAAATATTCTATCCATTTCTTATGATTTTCAATTATTATGGAATATGGAGGAGTAAATATACCATTCAACTCCATATTTGATCCTTGAAGTGGAAAAATCATGGGAATTACTGAATTTCTATGCAATGAAATTAAATAACTTAGGTTATTAAAATTTCGTTTCTGATCTAAATCAGAAGGTTTTTCCTTTTTATAAATAAATTTTTCATAATCTATAGATGTTGAAATTTTAGAAAAAGGATCTAAAAAAGTTAAAAATTTATTTAAATAAATAGAAAAACCTATTTTTTTTAAAAATTGTTCTTCTTCATCTGATATTTTAGTATTATTATCTACTTTAGATAAAAAATCTAAACTTTCTTCGTTTTTTATTTTTTTTATAGAATATTGACTTTTTAAAGTAAAAGAAGTAGGGTTTTTTTTTTCTATCCAAGGTTCTGTAAAAGAAAAACCATAAGATGTAAAATCTTTTCCTAACTGACTATGAATAGTTAATTTTTGTCCATCTCCTTGAGGAAAAATAGGGTTCCATAAGTTCCATTTATTATTAAAAATATTTTGAACAGAAAAATTTCCAAAATTAAATTTAAAATTTCCGATAATTTTCCTAAAATCTTTTCCTCCAAATCCTAAATGAAATTGAAATTCATTAGTATTTTTTTCTGATACATGCCATTCTAAATCTAGAAATCCATTTCTTTCATTTGGTTTGATTTTATAATATACTTTTTCAAAAAGATTTAGATTCTCTAAACTCATTAAATTAGAATTTAGTTTTTCAATAGAAAAAAGATCTCCCGGATAAATTTTTAATTCTCTTCTAATAACATGGTCTTTAGTTATAGAATTTCCTAATATGAAAACTTTATTTACATATACAGGCTGATTTTCTTTTATTTGAATTTCCAAATCTATTTTATTAGAAATAATCCTTTTTTCTATAAAAGAAATATTAATAAGTAAATACCCCAAATTTAAATAAGCATATAAAATACTATCAGGATAAGAAGAGTCTAAAATATTCTTTTTTATTCCAATTTGATTATAGATTTCTCCCTTTTTATAAAAAATTTTTTTATTTAATAAATCTGTTTCTAGTTTTTTATTCCCTAATATATAAATATTTCCTAAATAATACTTTTTTCCTTCTATGATTTTTATTTTTATTCCATAATTTCCGGATTTTTTTTTCCATATAGAATCCAAATCTACTTGAACATCAATAAATCCCATGGATTTATATCGATTTATAATATTTTTTAAATCTTTTTTTATATTTTCTTGAACAAAAAAAGATTTTTTAATTATAGAAAAAAATTTATTAGGAGTTTTACTAATCATTAAATTAAGCAATTCCTTATCTTGAATAGATTGATTACCATCAAATAATATTTCTTCTATTTCAATTTTTTTTCCTTTATCTGTATATAAATAAAGTACATTTTTATTTTTCTCGTTCTTATTAATTTCGCTTATTACATTAATCTTATGATATCCTTTTTTGACATAATATTCTTGAATCTCATTTTTTATAGTTTGTAACAATTCACCAGAAATCTTATCTCCAATTTTTATGTTTTTTATAGTAGGAAATTTATTTTTTTCAATTCCTTCTATTTTTATTTCATGAATTTCTTCTAAATCTTCCAATTCAAAAAATAAGTCAATTTCATTTTTATTTACATTTTTTTTGTAAATAGATATTTTTCTAAAAAAATTACTTTTCCACAATTTTTTTATAGCATAATCTGTTTTAATTCCATAATTATCAACGGAATCTCCAGGATAAATACCTGATAATTCAGAAATAAAACGACTATCGTATTTTGTTTTTCCTATGATATATATTTTTCTTACAATAAAAAAAATATTTTTACTTTTTTTTGTGATAGAAAGATCTTCATTTTCATTGTTTTCATTGTTAACAGAAAATGAGTATGCTTTTTGTATTTGTAATTGTATTATTATTATCAATAATAAAAAAATGCTATTTTTAACAATATTTTTTTTCATGAATACAAAAAAATTATTTTACGTTTCCAAAACGACGTTTTCTTTTTTGATAATTTATTATAGCTTCGAAAAAATCTTTCTTTCTAAAATCAGGCCACAAAATATTTGTAAAATATAACTCTGCATAAGCAGATTGCCAAAGTAAAAAATTGCTAATACGTTGTTCTCCGCTTGTTCTAATAATTAAATCTACATCTGGAAAATCTTTAGTATACAAATGTTTCTGAAAAAAAGAACAATCTATATCTTTTAATAAACAAAAACCATTGCATACTTTTTTCGCAATGTTTTTTGTTGCTCTTAAAATCTCTTTTCTTGCGCTATAACTTAATGCTAAAATTAGTGTAACAGATGTATTATGTTTTGTTTTTTTTTCGAAAAAAAATAATTCTTTTTGAATTTTTTCAGAAAATCTTTCTATTTCACCTATTGTCATGATTTTCACATTTTTTTTATGAATTTCTTCTAAATGAATTTTTAAATTAGTGTGAAATAAATGCATTAATTTATCTATTTCCTGTTTAGGTCTATTCCAATTTTCTATTGAAAATACATATAAAGTTATATAAGGAATTCCTAATTTTTTACATCCATTTATAACGTCTTTTACAGATTGTACAGCACTTTCGTGACCAAATGTTCTTAATTTTCCTCTTTTTTCAGCCCAACGACCATTTCCATCCATAATAATAGCTACGTGGCGCGGAATATTATTGTAATCTATTTTTTTTAATAATTCTTTCATAAAAAATCAGAAATACATCTTTTTTTTTACAAAGATATGATAGATTTTTTACATTTAATTTCGTTGATCCATTCCCCATAAAAGTTTTTCTCTCAATGTTTTATAATATGTATTTTTTTTTTCTTGAATAAGATATATATAAAATGGTGCTTTTTGTATGTATAATTCATTTTCCTGATCTAAAGAAGTTAGTCTTGTATCCATAGATAAGGAATAAGATTTTACACGACTATGTATTTTTAAATAAACTTTTTGATGATCCGATATAATTAATGGACGTGAAAATAAATTATGTGGAGATATAGGTGTCAAAACAAAATTTTTATTTTCAGGACTAATAATAGGCCCTCCACAACTTAAAGAATAACCAGTAGATCCAGTTGGAGTAGAAATAATCAAACCATCCGCCCAATAAGAAGTTAAAAATTCATTATCTATATAAGCGTCTATAGTAATCATAGAAACCATTTCTTTTCTAAGAACAACGATTTCATTTAATGCATAATTAAAAAAATTATGATGATTCGTTACAGAAGTTTTTAACGACAATAAACTTCTTGGCATTATATGAAGTTTTTTATTAAAAATTTGATCTATTTTTTTTATAAAAACATTTTTATTAAAAGTAGCTAAAAAACCTAAATTTCCTGTATTAACTCCAATTATAGGAATACCAGAATCTCTAATTAATGTAATAGCAGATAAAATAGTTCCATCTCCTCCAAAAGTAAACATTAAATTGAAATTTTTAGTTTTTAATTCTCTATAATGAGAAAAAATAGGAAAATCTAAATTTTTAAATTCTCCAAAAGAAGACAAAATATGAAAAAATGATTTTTCGATGTATATTTCTATGGAATGACTAGAAGCATAGCCTATGAACTGATTCAAATATGGGATATTTTTTTTACAATATTTTTGTCCATATATGGCTATTTTCATTTTAAAAATTTGTAGATTTGACAAAATCTAACCAAATATATATAAATTATGTTTAATGATAATTAAGTTTTTTTTTAATTAAATTATTTTACAAAAAAACATAATTGAAAAAATCTTTTTTTTCTGCAAAAGTTTTGTTATTTGGGGAATATGGAATTTTGAAAAATTCAAGTGGACTTTCTATTCCTTATAACATTTATAATGGAACTTTAAAAATTCATTCTGAATTTAACCGAGATATTTTATATTCCAATTATGAAATCAAAAAATTTTATAATTTTTTATCTATTTTAGAAAAAAAAAAAATAAATTCAATAAAATTAGATTTAAATAAATTATCTCAGGATATACAAAAGGGTATGTTTTTTTATTCAAACATACCTATAGGATATGGTTTAGGAAGTTCTGGAGCGTTAGTTGCTGCTATTTATGATAAATATAAAAAAGATAAATTAAAAGGATGTTTGAAAAACAACATTTTAATATTAAAAAAAATATTTAGTCAAATGGAATCTTTTTTTCATGGTAAAAGTTCTGGAATAGATCCTTTAATTTGTTATTTAAATAAACCTTTACTCATTCGATCCAAAACTGATATTTCTATAATCAGAATTCCAAAAAAAGATCAAGGAAAAAGAGCTGTTTTTTTATTAAATTCAGAAACTCCTAGCAAAACTAATTTTATGATTCAATTTTTTTTTAGAAAACTAAAACAAGATAAATTCAAAAAAATTTTTTTCATAGAGTTTATGAACTATAATGAAAAATGTATTAAATTTTTTTTAAAAGAAGATTTTGATAAATTTTTAAAAAATGTTAAATCTTTATCTACTTGGGTTTTAAAACATTTTCGTCCTATGATTTCTGATAAATTATTGAAAATATGGGAGAATGGATTATTTAATAATATTTATTATTTAAAATTGTGTGGTTCTGGAGGAGGGGGGTTTTTTTTAGGTTTCACTCCAAATTATGACTTATCCAGAAAAGAATTGAAAAAATATGCCATAGAAGTACTTTTTCGTTTTTAATTTATTTGTTTTTTATGCATCATAATAAAATTAGATTAAATCATTATTTATCCAACGCAGGAATTTCTTCCAGAAGAAAAGCGGATAAACTTATTCAATCTGGAGCAATAGAAGTAAATGGGAAACCTGTTTTTAAATTAGGAACCATCATTCATACAAATGACATTGTTAAATTTCATGGATCAAAAATTAAATCCAAAAATAAAATTTATATATTACTCAACAAACCTAAAGGTTTTATTACAACTACAAAAGATCAATTTAATAGAAAAACAGTCATGAATTTAATTCCTTTTTTCTCTGAATATAGAATTTTTCCTGTAGGAAGATTAGATTATTCTACTACAGGTGTTTTACTTCTAACAAATGATGGATATATAGCTGAAAAACTTACTCATCCTAAATATCATATAAAAAAAATATATCATGTATCATTAAATAAAAGAATTAGAAATGAGGATTTAGATCAAATAAAAAAAGAAAAAATTTATCTAAAAGAAGGAAAAGTAAAAATTCTTTTTGTAAAAAATAAAAGAAAAGCTAAAAATCAAATAGAAATTGGATTATATATGGGATGGAATCAAATTATTAAACGAATATTTAGAAAATTAAATTATAAAGTTATTCGATTAGATAGAATTAATTTTGGGGGAATTTCTAAAAAAAATCTTAAAATAGGAAACTGGTGTTTTTTAAATAAAAAAGAAATAGAAAATATTATTACTAAATCATAATTTTTTTCATGAAAAAAATAACCATTATTAATGGTCCTAATTTAAATCTTTTAGGAACCAGAGAACCTGAATTGTACGGAAATGAAAATTTTTTAGTTTATCTTAAAAAATTAAAAAAAAAGCTATCTTATGATATAGAAATAATTTATTATCAAAGTAATAGTGAAGGAAAAATTATAGATATTTTACACTCTGTAGGAGTTAAATCAGATGGAATAATTATAAATGCAGGTGCTTATACTCATACTTCTATAGGAATTGCTGATGCTATAAAATCTATTTCTTCTCCTGTTATAGAAGTTCATATCTCCAATATTTATTCCAGAGAATCTTTTAGAAAAAAATCATATCTTTCTCCTGTTTGTAACGGAACAATTTTTGGTTTTGGATTAAAATCTTATGAATTAGGAATAATGAGTTTTTGTTTATAAAAATTTTTGTTTTAAATACATAAGTAGTTTTTATGATTAAAATCGAATTTAGAAAGCCATTTTTCTAATATTTTTATAAATATTTTTGGATGTTCCATCATAGGAACATGTCCACATTTATCTATCCAATGTAATTCTGAATGTGGTAACAGTCTATGAAATTCTTTTGCAACTTCCGGAGGGGTAACATGATCTTGTTTGCCCCAAATTAAACATATAGGTTGATGAATTACAGATAAATCTTTGGACATATTGTTTTTCATAGAACTTTTGGCAATATATAATGTTTTAATTCCTTTTTTTTTATCGTTTACAATATGAAAAACTTCATCTACTAATTTTTTTGTAGCTATATCAGGATTATAGAATACTTCTTGTGATTTTTTCCTGATATATTCATAATTTTCTCTTTTAGGAAAAGCATCTCCAAAAGCTTTTTCGAATAAACCAGAACTTCCTGTTAAAACTAAAGAGTGAACTAAATCTATCTTTTTTTTTGCTATAATTAAAGCAATGTGTCCTCCAATAGAATTTCCTATTAAAGTCGCTTTTTTAATCCCTATTTCTATTAAAAATTGGGTTATATATTTAGATATATTAAAAATATTAGTTAAAAACAATGGCATATTATAAAAAGGTAATGAGGGAATAATAACTTGATATCCCTTTTTTGGAAAAAAATCAAAAATAGCTTTAAAG is a window from the Blattabacterium cuenoti STAT genome containing:
- the aroQ gene encoding type II 3-dehydroquinate dehydratase, giving the protein MKKITIINGPNLNLLGTREPELYGNENFLVYLKKLKKKLSYDIEIIYYQSNSEGKIIDILHSVGVKSDGIIINAGAYTHTSIGIADAIKSISSPVIEVHISNIYSRESFRKKSYLSPVCNGTIFGFGLKSYELGIMSFCL
- a CDS encoding alpha/beta fold hydrolase is translated as MFHIIENKKKKFPHIKKGKGHPLILLHGLMGGLSNFKAIFDFFPKKGYQVIIPSLPFYNMPLFLTNIFNISKYITQFLIEIGIKKATLIGNSIGGHIALIIAKKKIDLVHSLVLTGSSGLFEKAFGDAFPKRENYEYIRKKSQEVFYNPDIATKKLVDEVFHIVNDKKKGIKTLYIAKSSMKNNMSKDLSVIHQPICLIWGKQDHVTPPEVAKEFHRLLPHSELHWIDKCGHVPMMEHPKIFIKILEKWLSKFDFNHKNYLCI
- a CDS encoding pseudouridine synthase, giving the protein MHHNKIRLNHYLSNAGISSRRKADKLIQSGAIEVNGKPVFKLGTIIHTNDIVKFHGSKIKSKNKIYILLNKPKGFITTTKDQFNRKTVMNLIPFFSEYRIFPVGRLDYSTTGVLLLTNDGYIAEKLTHPKYHIKKIYHVSLNKRIRNEDLDQIKKEKIYLKEGKVKILFVKNKRKAKNQIEIGLYMGWNQIIKRIFRKLNYKVIRLDRINFGGISKKNLKIGNWCFLNKKEIENIITKS